One region of Actinopolymorpha sp. NPDC004070 genomic DNA includes:
- a CDS encoding NYN domain-containing protein: MSRRTPAQPSAPAPAGASTSGTPAPAQTTTATPDRASTPWPVRLGYAATAWSALYAVLGLFWTAGGPGFPFGPGHDPTRFESVLGSVPADVAAPALAAFGILGAALGLAATRALAAGRTLGRAAPVFAGYAAVSALALLVVVPDRRVLMLVAYAPILAGIGLYVLVTGSSMPHIVDPGLWTVTHQAVFVLGGLAWAGLAVATARRYRAACLACGRTPGRVSRWTTPAAAARWGRWAVGLAVVVPLVYAATRWAWALGVPLGIDEEFYRQGKQDGMWMAGAALASLGILGAILTLGLVQRWGEVYPRWVWFRAGRTVPPKVAVVPAALVSVIVTSAGLEYWRLIQRPEFAEQWWATMGPELLWPLWGAGLAAATLAYHLRRRGSCRTCGQA; encoded by the coding sequence ATGAGCAGACGAACGCCCGCACAGCCATCCGCGCCGGCTCCGGCAGGCGCTTCCACCTCGGGCACGCCGGCACCAGCACAGACCACGACGGCAACGCCGGACCGCGCGTCCACGCCCTGGCCGGTCCGGCTGGGGTACGCCGCCACCGCGTGGTCCGCCCTCTACGCCGTCCTCGGTCTCTTCTGGACCGCGGGCGGCCCCGGATTCCCGTTCGGGCCCGGCCACGACCCGACGCGGTTCGAGTCGGTCCTCGGCTCGGTGCCGGCCGACGTCGCCGCACCCGCCCTCGCCGCGTTCGGCATCCTCGGCGCGGCGCTCGGCCTGGCGGCCACCCGCGCGCTGGCCGCCGGGCGCACCCTCGGCCGGGCGGCGCCGGTGTTCGCCGGGTACGCCGCGGTCAGCGCGCTGGCCCTGCTGGTCGTCGTGCCCGACCGGCGGGTGCTGATGCTGGTGGCGTACGCACCGATCCTTGCCGGGATCGGCCTCTACGTTCTGGTCACCGGCTCCTCGATGCCGCACATCGTCGACCCGGGCCTGTGGACGGTCACCCACCAGGCGGTGTTCGTGCTCGGCGGCCTGGCGTGGGCCGGGCTCGCGGTGGCGACCGCCCGCCGCTACCGCGCCGCCTGCCTGGCCTGCGGCCGTACGCCCGGACGGGTCTCGCGCTGGACGACGCCCGCCGCGGCGGCGAGGTGGGGGCGCTGGGCGGTCGGCCTGGCCGTGGTGGTTCCCCTCGTCTACGCCGCGACCCGATGGGCCTGGGCGCTCGGAGTGCCGCTCGGCATCGACGAGGAGTTCTACCGGCAGGGCAAGCAGGACGGCATGTGGATGGCGGGCGCGGCGCTGGCGTCGCTCGGCATCCTCGGCGCGATCCTCACCCTGGGACTCGTCCAGCGGTGGGGCGAGGTCTACCCGCGCTGGGTGTGGTTCCGGGCCGGCCGTACCGTGCCGCCGAAGGTCGCCGTCGTACCCGCGGCGCTGGTGTCGGTCATCGTCACCTCGGCCGGGCTGGAGTACTGGCGGCTGATCCAGCGACCCGAGTTCGCCGAGCAGTGGTGGGCCACCATGGGACCGGAACTGTTGTGGCCGCTGTGGGGCGCCGGACTCGCCGCCGCCACGCTGGCGTACCACCTGCGCCGGCGCGGCAGTTGCCGGACGTGCGGACAGGCCTGA
- a CDS encoding LemA family protein, whose product MIWIAAAVVLVVLAVAGGVVSYNRFVSQRNLVQDSWRQVDVELHRRYDLVPGLLTSVRTHEHGETEVFDEVVRRADVAARGGDLSLRAGREAALAEALRRLFAVADRHPALGKDEEFADLQRQVAETEDRIAAGRRFYNANVRAYNTRVGAFPSSLLAARCGFEKAEYFEVEEAQVRAAPAIDFGALGTPSQTPPGDQ is encoded by the coding sequence GTGATCTGGATCGCCGCAGCCGTCGTCCTCGTCGTGCTGGCTGTCGCGGGCGGGGTGGTGTCGTACAACCGGTTCGTCAGCCAGCGCAACCTCGTCCAGGACTCCTGGCGGCAGGTGGACGTCGAACTCCACCGTCGGTACGACCTGGTGCCCGGCCTGCTCACCTCGGTGCGTACGCACGAGCACGGCGAGACCGAGGTGTTCGACGAGGTCGTCCGGCGGGCCGACGTGGCGGCGCGTGGCGGCGACCTGTCCCTACGGGCCGGCCGCGAAGCAGCGCTCGCGGAGGCGCTGCGGCGGCTGTTCGCGGTGGCCGACCGGCACCCGGCGCTCGGGAAGGACGAGGAGTTCGCGGACCTGCAGCGGCAGGTCGCCGAGACCGAGGACCGGATCGCGGCCGGTCGGCGCTTCTACAACGCGAACGTACGGGCGTACAACACCCGCGTCGGGGCGTTCCCCTCCAGCCTGCTGGCCGCCCGCTGCGGCTTCGAGAAGGCGGAGTACTTCGAGGTCGAGGAGGCGCAGGTGCGCGCCGCACCGGCGATCGACTTCGGCGCGCTGGGCACCCCGTCCCAGACACCGCCCGGCGACCAGTAG
- a CDS encoding SIS domain-containing protein translates to MTTQMAREIAEQPEAVARTLDGLRPLRGELHRLAEGTRHILFVARGSSDNACVYGRYLVETHAHRMAGLAAPSVATHYHAEVDLTDALVVCVSQSGETREIVETQEWAAGRGARTVAVTNDGTSALARGADLTLATDAGREYAVPATKTYTTQLTAMAVLATALAPDPTSLDADLARVPAQMSELVERREGVDAAAAQLAKSAETLVSGRGLLFGTALEVALKLEETCLRPVRGLSYADLRHGPIAVVDADVAAIVVAAKDGPVVGGLTEVATDLARRGATTIGIGGDAAFGAACALSVPGPDLPEMVAPLAAVVPGQLMVESLARRLGLDPDAPRGLSKVTQTDAG, encoded by the coding sequence ATGACCACCCAGATGGCCCGGGAGATCGCTGAGCAGCCGGAGGCGGTTGCCCGGACCCTGGACGGTCTCCGTCCGCTGCGCGGCGAGCTGCACCGCCTCGCCGAGGGCACCCGTCACATCCTGTTCGTCGCCCGCGGCTCCTCCGACAACGCCTGCGTCTACGGCCGCTACCTGGTCGAGACCCACGCCCACCGGATGGCGGGACTCGCCGCGCCGAGCGTGGCCACCCACTACCACGCCGAGGTCGACCTCACCGACGCGCTGGTCGTGTGCGTCTCGCAGTCCGGTGAGACCCGCGAGATCGTGGAGACCCAGGAGTGGGCCGCCGGTCGCGGCGCCCGGACGGTCGCGGTGACCAACGACGGGACGAGTGCGCTGGCCCGGGGTGCCGACCTGACTCTCGCCACCGACGCCGGCCGCGAGTACGCCGTACCCGCCACCAAGACCTACACCACCCAGCTCACCGCGATGGCCGTCCTGGCCACCGCCCTCGCACCCGACCCGACGTCCCTGGACGCCGACCTGGCCCGGGTTCCCGCGCAGATGTCGGAGCTGGTCGAGCGGCGGGAGGGCGTGGACGCGGCGGCCGCCCAGCTGGCGAAGTCGGCGGAGACTCTCGTGTCCGGGCGCGGGCTGCTGTTCGGTACCGCGCTGGAGGTGGCGCTGAAGCTGGAGGAGACCTGCCTGCGGCCGGTCCGCGGCCTGTCGTACGCCGACCTGCGGCACGGCCCGATCGCGGTCGTCGACGCCGACGTGGCGGCCATCGTGGTCGCGGCGAAGGACGGCCCGGTGGTGGGCGGACTCACCGAGGTCGCCACCGACCTCGCCCGCCGGGGCGCCACCACCATCGGGATCGGCGGCGACGCGGCGTTCGGCGCCGCGTGCGCGCTGTCGGTGCCGGGACCGGACCTGCCGGAGATGGTGGCGCCGCTGGCCGCCGTCGTGCCCGGGCAGCTCATGGTGGAGAGCCTGGCCCGCCGGCTCGGCCTGGACCCCGACGCACCGCGTGGGCTTTCCAAGGTCACCCAGACCGACGCGGGCTGA
- a CDS encoding ANTAR domain-containing protein has product MRTVTERELIAAFVALAGSPDDQDDRDAGDHLGSLVRGAISLLDIGAAGVLLAGDDGALGVAASSDDVVAQVEAAALAGPDGPGVDCFRTFAAVGTPDLGTALDRWPRFAALALGAGYTGAYALPLRVGGAVIGAITLHRAAPATGTACEAAAEIWPGDDALTLAQGLADVAAATVVRRRALRQSGVLAHQLRSALDSRVVIEQAKGILAERGGFGVDEAFTQLRGYARRNRIRLADLADGIVDGTVDTRPVLGRPAAEVRGRR; this is encoded by the coding sequence ATGCGGACAGTGACCGAGCGGGAACTCATAGCGGCGTTCGTGGCGCTCGCGGGTTCGCCGGACGACCAGGACGACCGGGACGCCGGCGATCATCTCGGCTCCCTCGTCCGCGGCGCCATCTCGCTGCTGGACATCGGTGCCGCCGGGGTCCTGCTCGCCGGCGACGACGGGGCGCTCGGTGTCGCCGCCTCCTCCGACGACGTGGTGGCGCAGGTCGAGGCCGCCGCGCTGGCCGGGCCGGACGGCCCGGGCGTGGACTGCTTCCGCACCTTCGCCGCGGTCGGAACGCCCGACCTGGGCACGGCGCTGGACCGATGGCCGCGGTTCGCGGCGCTGGCGCTCGGTGCCGGTTACACCGGTGCGTACGCCCTGCCGCTGCGGGTGGGGGGCGCGGTGATCGGCGCGATCACCCTCCACCGTGCGGCGCCCGCGACCGGCACCGCATGCGAGGCTGCGGCCGAGATCTGGCCCGGCGACGACGCGCTGACCCTCGCCCAGGGACTGGCCGACGTCGCCGCCGCCACGGTCGTACGCCGGCGGGCGCTGCGGCAGTCCGGCGTGCTGGCCCACCAGTTGCGGTCGGCGCTGGACAGCCGGGTGGTGATCGAGCAGGCCAAGGGCATCCTCGCCGAACGCGGCGGGTTCGGGGTGGACGAGGCGTTCACCCAGCTGCGCGGGTACGCCCGGCGCAACCGCATCCGGCTGGCAGACCTCGCCGACGGGATCGTCGACGGCACGGTCGACACCCGCCCGGTGCTGGGCCGTCCGGCGGCGGAGGTGCGCGGACGCAGGTAG
- the fbaA gene encoding class II fructose-bisphosphate aldolase, giving the protein MPVATPEAYAEMLDRAKEGAFAYPAINVTSSQTLNAALRGFAEAESDGIVQVSTGGAEFLSGSTVKNMVTGAAAFAAYAREVAKGYPVNVALHTDHCPKDKLDKFVRPLLELSAERVKRGEEPLFQSHMWDGSAVPLEENLQIAKDLLAKAAAARVILEIEVGVVGGEEDGIVGAIDDKLYTTVGDGLRTVEELGLGEHGRYITALTFGNVHGVYKPGNVKLRPEILKEIQEAVGAKYGKEKPFDLVFHGGSGSLLEEIRSALDYGVVKMNIDTDTQYAFTRGVVDHMFRNYDGVLKVDGEVGDKKAYDPRAYGKAAEATMAKRVVEACENLRSTGTTLGK; this is encoded by the coding sequence ATGCCTGTTGCCACGCCTGAGGCCTACGCCGAGATGCTCGACCGCGCCAAGGAGGGCGCGTTCGCCTACCCGGCCATCAACGTCACCTCGTCGCAGACGCTGAACGCTGCGCTCCGGGGGTTCGCCGAGGCGGAGAGCGACGGCATCGTCCAGGTCTCCACCGGAGGCGCGGAGTTCCTGTCCGGCTCCACGGTGAAGAACATGGTCACCGGTGCGGCCGCGTTCGCGGCGTACGCCCGCGAGGTCGCCAAGGGCTACCCCGTCAACGTCGCCCTGCACACCGACCACTGCCCGAAGGACAAGCTGGACAAGTTCGTCCGGCCGCTGCTGGAGCTGTCGGCGGAGCGGGTGAAGCGCGGTGAGGAGCCGCTGTTCCAGTCGCACATGTGGGACGGCTCGGCGGTGCCGCTGGAGGAGAACCTCCAGATCGCCAAGGACCTGCTGGCCAAGGCGGCCGCGGCCCGGGTCATCCTCGAGATCGAGGTCGGCGTGGTCGGTGGCGAGGAGGACGGCATCGTCGGCGCGATCGACGACAAGCTCTACACGACCGTCGGCGACGGCCTGCGCACGGTCGAGGAGCTCGGCCTGGGCGAGCACGGCCGCTACATCACCGCACTGACGTTCGGCAACGTGCACGGCGTCTACAAGCCGGGCAACGTCAAGCTGCGCCCGGAGATCCTGAAGGAGATCCAGGAGGCGGTCGGCGCGAAGTACGGCAAGGAGAAGCCGTTCGACCTGGTCTTCCACGGCGGCTCCGGCTCGCTGCTGGAGGAGATCCGCTCCGCGCTCGACTACGGCGTGGTGAAGATGAACATCGACACCGACACGCAGTACGCCTTCACCCGCGGCGTGGTCGACCACATGTTCCGCAACTACGACGGCGTGCTGAAGGTCGACGGCGAGGTCGGCGACAAGAAGGCGTACGACCCGCGGGCGTACGGCAAGGCCGCCGAGGCGACGATGGCCAAGCGGGTCGTCGAGGCCTGCGAGAACCTCCGCTCGACCGGTACGACGCTCGGGAAGTGA
- a CDS encoding GntR family transcriptional regulator — protein sequence MDERHRVVTDGPVPKHAQLRRILESLIETELSPDAAIPSERDLMAAHRVSRMTVREAIGQLVSEGRLYRVRGKGTFVAAPRVDSMLELTSFTEDMRRRGHEPATVVLRSIEAVPPAPVRRALGLTAARTAYRVERLRIADGVPMALEDGWYAADRAPGLLDRDLSQSLYAVLSRSYGVVIDAAKQALRSEVADAQTARILGVTVGAPLLVLDRTSTARGRPVEQITSWYRGDRYQVHIDLARASDAGRVPWQPGR from the coding sequence GTGGACGAACGTCACCGGGTGGTCACCGACGGTCCGGTGCCCAAACACGCGCAGCTGCGGCGGATCCTGGAGTCGCTGATCGAGACCGAGCTCTCCCCGGACGCGGCGATCCCGTCCGAGCGCGACCTGATGGCCGCGCACCGGGTGTCCCGGATGACGGTGCGGGAGGCGATCGGCCAGCTGGTCTCCGAGGGCCGCCTCTACCGCGTGCGGGGCAAGGGCACGTTCGTCGCGGCACCCCGGGTCGACTCGATGCTGGAGCTCACGTCGTTCACCGAGGACATGCGCCGCCGCGGCCACGAGCCGGCGACCGTGGTGCTGCGCTCGATCGAGGCCGTTCCGCCGGCGCCGGTCCGCCGTGCGCTGGGACTCACCGCCGCCCGGACCGCCTACCGCGTCGAACGCCTGCGGATCGCCGACGGCGTGCCGATGGCGCTGGAGGACGGTTGGTACGCCGCCGACCGGGCGCCCGGCCTGCTCGACCGCGACCTGTCCCAGTCGCTGTACGCCGTGCTCTCCCGGTCGTACGGCGTGGTGATCGACGCGGCCAAGCAGGCCCTCCGCTCGGAGGTGGCCGACGCGCAGACCGCCCGGATCCTCGGTGTCACCGTGGGCGCCCCGCTGCTGGTGCTGGACCGCACCTCCACCGCCCGCGGCCGGCCGGTCGAACAGATCACCTCCTGGTACCGCGGCGACCGTTACCAGGTGCACATCGACCTCGCCCGGGCCAGCGACGCCGGCCGGGTCCCCTGGCAGCCGGGCCGCTGA
- a CDS encoding VTT domain-containing protein gives MPPTTTLALLPSWLDAQKILDTLGPYALVGVLLIIFAECGLLIGFFLPGDSLLFTAGLLVATGSIGTPLWLVCVLVAVAAAVGNFVGYAIGFRAGPRVFGREDSRLFKREYVDKTQDFFDKYGARAIVLARFVPIVRTFITVTAGVARMNFRRYATYTSIGAVIWGAGVTVLGFFLGRIEVIRTNIELMLVVVVLVSVVPIGLEYLRMRATHRNGHQAVPAPEAETETPQADRYS, from the coding sequence GTGCCACCCACGACGACACTCGCGCTCCTTCCCTCCTGGCTCGACGCCCAGAAGATCCTGGACACGCTCGGCCCCTACGCGCTGGTCGGGGTGTTGCTCATCATCTTCGCCGAGTGCGGGCTGCTGATCGGCTTCTTCCTGCCAGGCGACTCGCTGCTGTTCACCGCCGGGCTGCTGGTGGCGACGGGCTCGATCGGCACGCCGCTGTGGCTGGTGTGCGTCCTGGTCGCGGTCGCCGCGGCCGTGGGCAACTTCGTCGGCTACGCCATCGGCTTCCGTGCGGGGCCACGGGTGTTCGGGCGGGAGGACTCCCGGCTGTTCAAACGGGAGTACGTCGACAAGACGCAGGACTTCTTCGACAAGTACGGCGCCCGCGCCATCGTGCTGGCCCGCTTCGTCCCCATCGTGCGGACGTTCATCACCGTGACCGCGGGTGTGGCGAGGATGAACTTCCGCCGCTACGCCACCTACACCTCGATCGGCGCGGTCATCTGGGGCGCCGGGGTCACCGTCCTCGGCTTCTTCCTGGGCCGGATCGAGGTGATCCGCACCAACATCGAGCTGATGCTGGTCGTGGTCGTTCTGGTGTCCGTGGTCCCGATCGGTCTGGAGTACCTCCGGATGCGGGCGACCCACCGAAACGGTCACCAGGCCGTCCCTGCGCCGGAGGCGGAGACCGAAACGCCCCAGGCCGACCGGTACAGCTGA
- a CDS encoding rRNA adenine N-6-methyltransferase family protein: protein MPARTPRSSAPARSSTPARSSARRSANHHGIHLLRSAAAVRGLVESAGLGPDSLVLDLGAGPGTLTAPLARTGARVLAIERDPGFLTRLERRFGDHPNVRVVAGDLVKVPLPRRPFQVVASIPYDLSTLLLRRLLPDANGDASSLAAADLVVEWGFAQRVSRALPRDLETARWGATYELGVIRRVRAAAFAPAPSVDSAHLRVRPRPGLAGRRVRLVLYAMLAEAYRWPDQPARTVVAGVAGRSAARRILGDAGLERGVRAGAVPVDGWAGLARSALDLSRQGR, encoded by the coding sequence ATGCCTGCCCGTACGCCCCGCTCGTCCGCTCCTGCCCGCTCGTCCACGCCTGCTCGCTCGTCCGCTCGTCGGTCCGCCAACCACCACGGGATCCACCTGCTGCGGTCCGCCGCCGCGGTGCGCGGGCTGGTCGAGTCCGCCGGCCTCGGGCCGGACTCCCTGGTGCTGGACCTCGGCGCCGGGCCGGGAACGCTCACCGCTCCCCTCGCCCGCACCGGCGCCCGCGTCCTCGCCATCGAACGCGACCCCGGATTCCTCACCCGGCTGGAGCGCCGGTTCGGCGACCACCCGAACGTCCGGGTGGTCGCCGGTGACCTGGTGAAGGTGCCGCTGCCACGCCGGCCGTTCCAGGTGGTCGCGTCCATCCCGTACGACCTGTCCACCCTGCTGCTGCGCCGGCTGCTGCCGGACGCGAACGGCGACGCGAGCAGCCTGGCCGCCGCCGACCTGGTGGTCGAGTGGGGCTTCGCCCAGCGCGTCAGCCGCGCGCTCCCCCGCGACCTGGAGACCGCCCGGTGGGGCGCGACGTACGAGCTGGGGGTGATCCGCCGGGTCCGGGCGGCGGCGTTCGCACCCGCGCCGTCGGTGGACTCCGCGCATCTGCGGGTCCGGCCCCGTCCCGGACTGGCCGGCAGGCGCGTCCGGCTGGTGCTGTACGCGATGCTGGCCGAGGCGTACCGGTGGCCGGACCAGCCGGCGCGCACCGTGGTCGCCGGCGTGGCCGGCCGGTCGGCGGCCCGCCGGATCCTCGGCGACGCGGGCCTGGAGCGGGGAGTTCGCGCGGGCGCGGTCCCGGTCGACGGGTGGGCCGGGCTCGCGCGGTCGGCGCTCGACCTGTCCCGGCAGGGGCGATGA
- a CDS encoding HAD-IIA family hydrolase yields MDGVLVYEGQPVPGAPEFVARLRESGKRFLVLTNNSIYTARDLSARLRSVGLDVSEDLIWTSALATAAFLADQAPGGSAFVIGEAGLITALHGMGYVLTDRNPDYVILGETRTYSFSTITTAIRLVERGARFLATNPDTVGPSPEGPLPATGAVAALITKATGVEPYFVGKPNPLMMRSALNRIEAHSESTAMVGDRMDTDVISGIEAGLRTVLVLSGVTRRQDIERYPYRPSLVVDSVADLVDEV; encoded by the coding sequence ATGGACGGCGTGCTCGTCTACGAGGGCCAGCCCGTCCCGGGCGCTCCGGAGTTCGTCGCCCGGCTGCGCGAGTCGGGCAAACGGTTCCTGGTTCTCACGAACAACTCGATCTACACCGCGCGCGACCTGAGCGCCCGGCTGCGGTCCGTCGGACTGGACGTCAGCGAGGACCTGATCTGGACTTCCGCGCTGGCGACCGCGGCGTTCCTCGCCGACCAGGCACCCGGCGGTAGCGCCTTCGTGATCGGCGAGGCGGGACTGATCACCGCCCTGCACGGCATGGGGTACGTCCTCACCGATCGCAACCCCGACTACGTCATACTCGGCGAGACGCGCACCTACAGCTTCTCCACCATCACCACCGCCATCCGGCTGGTCGAGCGCGGCGCGCGGTTCCTGGCCACCAACCCCGACACGGTCGGCCCCTCGCCGGAGGGGCCGCTCCCGGCGACCGGGGCGGTGGCCGCGCTCATCACCAAGGCGACCGGCGTCGAGCCCTACTTCGTCGGCAAGCCGAACCCGCTGATGATGCGCAGCGCGCTCAACCGCATCGAGGCGCACTCGGAGAGCACCGCGATGGTGGGCGACCGGATGGACACCGACGTCATCTCCGGCATCGAGGCCGGCCTGCGCACCGTGCTGGTGCTGTCCGGGGTCACCCGGCGCCAGGACATCGAGCGCTATCCCTACCGCCCCTCGCTGGTGGTCGACTCCGTCGCCGACCTGGTGGACGAGGTCTGA
- a CDS encoding diacylglycerol kinase family protein, whose amino-acid sequence MESLLVVTNPDGDGSGDQGIPDSISEAIGILRTQADVHVCKVSMPGDLDGALHRRGGRKIVVAGGDSDLHTVVGALHKRNELDDAVLAILPDGPESDFARSAGIPDDPARAAEVVLHGVERRFDLLEDCRGDIVVSTVHLGVSGRPHRPRIWPMRSGEADVGSSGGTVGSGGADGAGLAGIPVLAALHALHDADHPRARPFHVRIEADDQVVTDFDRPVLQVAVTNSTSPSPNAAAEGTAGSDDGPDPDRSAADAELADGYVDVVVNFAVDPIARARRALKLGHDNDDDTVTVRARRVSVAGQRFRLNSDGQDSGTERRCTWNVVPQRLRVIVPADS is encoded by the coding sequence GTGGAGTCCCTGCTCGTGGTGACCAACCCAGACGGTGACGGTTCGGGCGACCAGGGGATCCCGGACTCGATCAGCGAGGCCATCGGCATCCTGCGCACACAGGCGGACGTCCATGTCTGCAAGGTGTCCATGCCGGGTGACCTGGACGGCGCCCTGCACCGCCGGGGCGGTCGCAAGATCGTGGTGGCCGGCGGCGACAGCGACCTGCACACCGTGGTCGGCGCGCTGCACAAGCGCAACGAACTCGACGACGCTGTCCTCGCGATCCTCCCGGACGGGCCGGAATCGGACTTCGCTCGGTCGGCGGGCATTCCCGACGACCCGGCACGAGCCGCCGAGGTCGTGCTTCACGGTGTGGAACGCCGGTTCGACCTGCTGGAGGACTGCCGCGGCGACATCGTGGTGAGCACCGTCCACCTCGGCGTCAGCGGACGCCCGCACCGGCCGCGGATCTGGCCGATGCGGTCCGGGGAGGCCGACGTCGGCAGCTCCGGCGGCACAGTCGGCTCAGGCGGCGCCGACGGCGCGGGCCTGGCCGGGATCCCCGTGCTGGCCGCGCTGCACGCCCTGCACGACGCGGACCACCCACGCGCCCGGCCGTTCCACGTCCGGATCGAGGCCGACGACCAGGTGGTCACCGACTTCGACCGGCCCGTACTCCAGGTGGCCGTCACCAACTCCACGTCACCGTCACCGAACGCGGCGGCCGAGGGCACCGCGGGCTCCGACGACGGGCCGGACCCGGACCGCTCGGCTGCGGATGCCGAACTCGCCGACGGGTACGTGGACGTCGTGGTCAACTTCGCGGTGGATCCGATCGCCCGGGCCCGCCGCGCACTGAAGCTCGGCCACGACAACGACGACGACACGGTGACGGTGCGGGCGCGCCGGGTGAGCGTGGCGGGACAGCGCTTCCGGCTCAACTCCGACGGACAGGACAGCGGCACCGAACGCCGGTGCACCTGGAACGTCGTACCCCAGCGCCTGCGGGTGATCGTCCCGGCGGACAGCTGA
- the pyrE gene encoding orotate phosphoribosyltransferase yields the protein MPSERSQLLDQITSKAIVRETVTLSSGKTADYYIDLRRITLDGAAAPLVGRQMLELTGDLDFDAVGGLTLGADPLATAMLHAAAAQGRRLDAFVVRKEEKRHGLQRRIEGPDVAGRRVLAVEDTSTTGSSVLTAVEALREAGAEVVAVAVLADRSTGAQAKVEAAGLPYRYVYGLTDLGLG from the coding sequence GTGCCCAGTGAGCGTTCGCAACTCCTCGACCAGATCACGTCCAAGGCGATCGTGCGCGAGACCGTCACGTTGTCGTCGGGAAAGACCGCCGACTACTACATCGACCTGCGCCGGATCACTCTCGACGGTGCGGCCGCGCCGCTGGTGGGACGGCAGATGCTGGAGCTCACCGGCGACCTCGACTTCGACGCCGTGGGCGGCCTGACACTCGGCGCCGACCCGTTGGCCACCGCGATGCTGCACGCGGCGGCGGCGCAGGGACGGCGGCTGGACGCGTTCGTCGTCCGCAAGGAGGAGAAGCGGCACGGCCTGCAGCGCCGGATCGAGGGACCCGACGTGGCCGGCCGGCGGGTGCTCGCGGTGGAGGACACCTCGACCACCGGCTCGTCGGTGCTCACCGCGGTGGAGGCACTGCGCGAGGCGGGCGCGGAGGTCGTCGCGGTGGCCGTCCTCGCCGACCGGAGCACCGGTGCGCAGGCGAAGGTCGAGGCGGCCGGGCTGCCCTACCGGTACGTCTACGGACTCACCGACCTCGGCCTGGGGTAG
- a CDS encoding DUF3151 domain-containing protein: MSTNLLGEPPATELPEDTAARAALDEGTDAADVARAHPTYSLAWALLAERALDEGRDLDAYAYARVGYHRGLDSLRRSGWRGHGPVPWEHTPNRGFLRALAALAKAAGSIGEADEAERCSAFLAESSATAAKELGLAG, translated from the coding sequence ATGAGCACGAACCTGCTGGGCGAGCCGCCCGCCACCGAACTCCCGGAGGACACCGCCGCGCGCGCCGCCCTGGACGAGGGCACGGACGCCGCCGACGTCGCCCGCGCCCACCCGACGTACTCCCTCGCCTGGGCGCTGCTGGCCGAGCGCGCGCTCGACGAGGGGCGCGACCTGGACGCCTACGCGTACGCCCGGGTCGGCTACCACCGCGGCCTGGACTCGCTGCGGCGAAGCGGATGGCGCGGCCACGGCCCGGTGCCGTGGGAGCACACACCGAACCGCGGCTTCCTTCGCGCGCTCGCCGCACTGGCCAAGGCCGCCGGTTCGATCGGCGAGGCGGACGAGGCCGAACGCTGCTCGGCGTTCCTGGCCGAGTCCAGCGCCACCGCCGCCAAGGAACTCGGCCTCGCCGGCTGA
- a CDS encoding TrmH family RNA methyltransferase: protein MSDPQVGVGPWVGPWPDDPRYDPELLEQGDRRNVVDRYRYWRREAVVADLDTHRHDFHVAVENWQHDLNIGSVVRTANAFLAREVHVVGRRRWNRRGAMVTDRYQHVRHHPDVGALAAWAAEHDLPLLGVDNLPGAVALETYELPRACVLLFGQEGPGLSEAARQACTDVLSIAQYGSTRSVNAGAAAAVAMHAWVRRHRYDQRPGAEPAGQTPDQPPSPRTSARTSAQTSSTRSATESTTSEGR from the coding sequence CTGTCCGACCCGCAGGTCGGCGTGGGTCCGTGGGTGGGGCCGTGGCCTGACGACCCGCGTTACGACCCCGAACTGCTCGAGCAGGGCGACCGGCGAAACGTCGTCGACCGCTACCGCTACTGGCGCCGGGAGGCGGTGGTGGCCGACCTGGACACGCACCGGCACGACTTCCACGTCGCGGTGGAGAACTGGCAGCACGACCTGAACATCGGCTCGGTCGTACGCACGGCGAACGCCTTCCTCGCCCGGGAGGTGCACGTGGTCGGCCGGCGGCGCTGGAACCGCCGCGGCGCCATGGTGACCGACCGGTACCAGCACGTACGCCACCATCCCGATGTCGGCGCGCTGGCCGCGTGGGCCGCCGAGCACGACCTGCCGCTGCTCGGCGTGGACAACCTGCCCGGTGCCGTCGCGCTGGAGACGTACGAACTGCCCCGGGCATGCGTGCTGCTGTTCGGGCAGGAGGGCCCGGGCCTGTCCGAGGCCGCCCGCCAGGCGTGCACGGACGTACTCTCCATCGCGCAGTACGGCTCGACCCGTTCGGTCAACGCAGGCGCGGCCGCGGCGGTGGCGATGCACGCGTGGGTACGCCGGCACCGTTACGACCAGCGGCCCGGCGCGGAACCGGCCGGGCAGACTCCGGACCAGCCACCGTCGCCTCGGACCTCGGCTCGGACCTCGGCTCAGACCTCGTCCACCAGGTCGGCGACGGAGTCGACCACCAGCGAGGGGCGGTAG